The following coding sequences are from one Nymphalis io chromosome 17, ilAglIoxx1.1, whole genome shotgun sequence window:
- the LOC126775015 gene encoding A disintegrin and metalloproteinase with thrombospondin motifs adt-2-like: protein MKLCLILILLTIIRFGNGSQIKTTQPYKYLTKPTNDITIKIMVHIDKELTRKLIQKYGLKTRKKLKNLTHGILENARKLFMHPSLNQTINFKLLDTRFLRNSKVIAMDENAPKYLSSYCDWQSKKKMSERSLYYSVLLTGLDLFHVNDGKLIRSNSGRGYTRGMCSVRKSCALIEWDPRTISFLLAHEIGHSLGMRHDGPPYNQCSDQKNIMAIKYDESHHPKSWSPCSWFSLRQFLKTSKAWCVRTEHDRRNTLKHYVSRN from the exons ATAAAAACAACGCagccatataaatatttaacgaaacCGACCAACGATATAACAATAAAGATAATGGTACATATAGACAAAGAATTGACGAGGAAACTAATCCAGAAGTACGGATTGAAGACGAGAAAGAAATTGAAAAATCTGACACATGGTATATTAGAAAACGCAAGGAAACTATTCATGCATCCAAGTTTGAACCAAACGATTAACTTTAAGTTATTAGACACAAGATTTCTAAGAAACAGTAAAGTGATAGCGATGGATGAAAACGCGCCAAAGTATCTCAGTAGTTACTGCGACTGGCAGAGTAAAAAGAAGATGAGTGAAAGGTCATTGTACTATTCAGTACTGTTGACAGGATTAGACTTATTCCACGTCAACGATGGCAAACTAATTCGGAGTAACTCAG GTCGTGGCTACACGAGAGGAATGTGCAGCGTCAGAAAAAGCTGTGCTCTCATTGAATGGGATCCGAGaactattagttttttattagcACACGAAATTGGTCACAG CCTAGGCATGAGACATGATGGGCCACCATATAATCAATGTAGTGATCAGAAAAACATCATGGCAATAAAATACGACGAATCACACCATCCAAAGAGCTGGTCTCCTTGCAGTTGGTTTTCGTTGAGACAGTTTTTAAA GACCAGTAAAGCGTGGTGCGTCAGAACTGAACATGATAGaagaaatacattaaaacattatGTATCAAGGAACTAA